The nucleotide sequence TGACATGAAGTTCATCGATGAGGTGGAGCTGGTGCTGGGGTCGGGGAAGGGGGGCGCGGGGGCGGTCTCCTTCCGGCGGGAGAAGTTCGTCCCCATGGGGGGGCCCGACGGGGGGGACGGGGGCGACGGGGGGAGCGTCGTCCTGGTGGGGGACCCGGGCCTGGGAACGCTCCTGGACTTCCGGCACCACAAGGCCATGCGGGCCCCGCCGGGGCAGCCGGGCGGGGGGAGCCGGCGCTCCGGGCGGCGGGGGGAGGACCTGCGCCTCCACCTGCCGGTCGGCACCGTGGTGTACGACGCCGAGAGCGGGGAGGAGCTGGCGGACCTCACGGCCCCGGGACAGGAGGTGGTGCTCCTGGCGGGGGGGATGGGGGGCCAGGGAAACGCGCGGTTTGCGACGTCCACCAACCGGGCGCCGCGGTTCGCCCAGCCGGGCCTGGAGGGCGAGGAGCGCAGGGTGCGCTTCGAGCTCAAGCTCATGGCCGACGTGGGCCTTTTGGGCTTTCCCAACGCGGGCAAGTCTACCTTGATTTCCCGCATCTCGGCCGCCCGCCCCAAGATTGCCGACTACCCGTTCACCACCCTGGTACCCAACCTGGGGGTGGTCTCTTGGGCGGAGGGCAAGGCCTACGTGGTGGCCGACATTCCGGGCCTGATCGAGGGAGCCCACCGGGGGGTGGGGCTGGGCATCCAGTTCCTGCGCCACATCGAGCGCACCCGGGTGCTGGTGCACCTGATCGACCCCACCGACGGCCGCGACCCCCTGGAGAAGTACCGGGCGCTTCGGGCGGAGCTCGCCGCCTTCGACCCCGTCCTCACCCAGAGGCCCGAACGGGTTGTCCTGACCAAGGCCGACGTGACGGGGGTGCGGGAGGGCTTTCCCGCGCTGCAAGAGGCCTTCGGGGCCGAGGGGGTGGAGCTTCGCCTCGTCTCGGCGGTGAGCGGGTTCGGCCTGACCGAGTTGGTGCGGGAGATCGGCCACCTGGTGGAGCGCGCAAGGCAGGAGGATTCCCATGGGGAGTGACCGGGAGTTGGGGGGGGTGCGGCGCCTCGTGGTGAAGGTGGGGAGCCAGGTGCTCACCGGGCCGTCCGGCGGGCTCGACCTCTCCATCTTCCGC is from Thermodesulfobacteriota bacterium and encodes:
- the obgE gene encoding GTPase ObgE, with the translated sequence MKFIDEVELVLGSGKGGAGAVSFRREKFVPMGGPDGGDGGDGGSVVLVGDPGLGTLLDFRHHKAMRAPPGQPGGGSRRSGRRGEDLRLHLPVGTVVYDAESGEELADLTAPGQEVVLLAGGMGGQGNARFATSTNRAPRFAQPGLEGEERRVRFELKLMADVGLLGFPNAGKSTLISRISAARPKIADYPFTTLVPNLGVVSWAEGKAYVVADIPGLIEGAHRGVGLGIQFLRHIERTRVLVHLIDPTDGRDPLEKYRALRAELAAFDPVLTQRPERVVLTKADVTGVREGFPALQEAFGAEGVELRLVSAVSGFGLTELVREIGHLVERARQEDSHGE